In the Urocitellus parryii isolate mUroPar1 chromosome 10, mUroPar1.hap1, whole genome shotgun sequence genome, one interval contains:
- the Smim43 gene encoding small integral membrane protein 43, with translation MEWELNLLLYLALFFFLLFLLFLLLFVVIKQLKNSVASTAGTLQPGRLSLHREPWGFPHEQAV, from the coding sequence ATGGAGTGGGAGCTCAACTTGCTGCTCTACCTGGCGCTcttcttcttcctgctcttcctgctcttcctcctgctcttcgtGGTCATCAAGCAGCTGAAGAACTCCGTGGCCAGCACGGCCGGGACCCTCCAGCCCGGGCGCCTGTCGCTGCACCGCGAGCCCTGGGGCTTCCCGCACGAGCAGGCGGTGTGA